A window of the Oscillospiraceae bacterium genome harbors these coding sequences:
- a CDS encoding DUF3793 family protein, giving the protein MQMSFEAALILYCSPALAGLKPANLFLYREVDTAQVKKEAAHWSSLLGPFGVAVKVLRSCGSEKTSLVYVYRKAQLESILAGQSTRVFLEKLGYVVGQGSALPLCQLSAKLCTARDFPHEIGIFLGYPLADVIAFVKNHGENCAYCGTWKSYGDPQAAKQYAARCSKCSRIYRERFRHGTPILQLVVAA; this is encoded by the coding sequence ATGCAGATGTCGTTTGAGGCGGCACTCATTCTGTACTGCTCGCCTGCGCTTGCCGGGCTGAAGCCTGCAAATCTTTTTTTGTACCGTGAAGTGGATACAGCGCAGGTAAAAAAAGAGGCTGCGCACTGGAGTAGCCTGCTGGGTCCGTTTGGCGTGGCGGTAAAAGTGCTGCGCAGCTGCGGTTCCGAAAAGACAAGCTTAGTGTATGTTTACCGCAAAGCGCAGCTGGAAAGCATCCTTGCCGGACAGAGCACACGTGTCTTCCTTGAAAAACTGGGGTATGTTGTCGGGCAGGGCAGCGCGCTGCCGCTGTGTCAGCTTTCTGCGAAGCTGTGTACAGCGCGGGATTTCCCGCATGAGATTGGTATTTTTCTGGGGTATCCCTTGGCGGATGTGATTGCCTTTGTAAAAAATCACGGCGAAAACTGCGCCTACTGCGGTACGTGGAAGTCGTACGGTGACCCGCAGGCAGCCAAACAGTACGCGGCGCGCTGCAGCAAATGCAGCCGCATCTACAGGGAACGTTTCCGGCATGGCACGCCGATTCTGCAGCTGGTCGTAGCTGCTTAA
- a CDS encoding flavodoxin, whose amino-acid sequence MKKTAVVYWSGTGNTETMANLVAEGITAQGGKADVFTAADFSADKAKEYEAFALGCPSMGTEQLEESEFEPMYEAIKPELAGKPVALFGSYGWGDGEWMRNWASDCKAAGAKLVAEPVTANNAPDAQAEADCRALGASLV is encoded by the coding sequence ATGAAAAAAACAGCAGTTGTTTATTGGAGCGGCACAGGCAATACAGAGACCATGGCAAATTTGGTTGCAGAGGGTATCACCGCGCAAGGCGGTAAGGCGGATGTCTTCACGGCGGCGGATTTTTCCGCGGACAAAGCAAAAGAATACGAAGCCTTTGCGCTGGGGTGCCCGTCAATGGGGACCGAACAGCTGGAAGAATCCGAATTTGAGCCAATGTATGAAGCAATTAAGCCGGAACTTGCCGGCAAGCCGGTGGCGCTCTTTGGCTCTTACGGCTGGGGGGACGGCGAGTGGATGCGCAACTGGGCGAGCGACTGCAAGGCTGCCGGGGCTAAGCTGGTCGCCGAGCCGGTCACTGCAAACAATGCGCCGGACGCCCAAGCCGAAGCGGACTGCCGCGCCTTAGGCGCTTCTTTGGTGTGA